From the Eleutherodactylus coqui strain aEleCoq1 chromosome 7, aEleCoq1.hap1, whole genome shotgun sequence genome, one window contains:
- the LOC136573691 gene encoding protein kinase C delta type-like, which yields MVERRVLQLASGSPFLLHGQFAFQTKDLVLLGMEYINCGDFDELLQRKGCLDSPCARFYAAELVCGIQHLHAKGIVHRDLKPDNILVTSAGHLKIADFGLALEDIYGDRTASGYAGTPGFMAPEMLSGEEYNAAIDWYALGIILNIMVTSRSKYHRGRFNASNIEAKNIIKKLLREDPTTRLGVHGDIRAQRFFQHINWDLVEALRMRPPHIPVPSNNIRRGSQPFNLKRMEAAEAHHSAISADHQALFTGFSFVSTNWKTLDSTPAL from the exons ATGGTGGAGCGGCGGGTGCTACAACTTGCATCTGGCAGCCCCTTTCTTCTACATGGACAATTTGCTTTCCAGACAAAG GACCTGGTGCTGCTCGGAATGGAGTACATCAACTGCGGAGACTTCGATGAACTTCTACAGCGGAAGGGGTGTCTCGACAGCCCCTGTGCACG tttctacgcagcggaacttgtatgcggtatccaacacctgcatgcgaagggcatcgtccaccg AGATCTCAAGCCGGATAACATCCTGGTGACTTCAGCGGGCCATCTAAAGATCGCCGACTTCGGGTTGGCCCTCGAGGACATCTATGGAGACCGCACAGCCTCCGGATATGCTGGAACACCAGGCTTCATGGCTCctgagatgctgagcggggaggagtacaatgctgccatcgacTGGTATGCCTTAGGTATCATTCTTAATATCATGGTTACCAGCAGGTCCAAGTACCATCGAGGACGATTTAATGCCTCCAACATCGAGGCGAAGAACATCATCAAGAAG ctCCTCCGGGAAGATCCTACGACGCGCTTAGGGGTCCACGGTGACATCAGAGCCCAGAGGTTTTTCCAGCATATCAATTGGGACTTGGTAGAAGCCCTGCGGATGCGACCACCACACATCCCTGTACCA TCAAACAACATCCGGCGCGGCTCCCAACCATTTAATCTCAAGAGGATGGAGGCAGCAGAAGCCCACCACTCGGCCATATCGGCAGAccaccaggccttattcacagggttttcatttgtcagcactaactggaaaaccctggaCAGCACACCGGCTCTTTAA